The nucleotide window TTTTTCAGTCCAACAGGCCGACTTCCGGCAAAGATTCCGCGGTAGCAGCACGCTAGGCAGGTTCTTTGGTCGCAGGGCAAGCAGGTGAATACCCGTGCCGCGAGGGAAAGTCGTGGGAAACTGGCTTGGAAAAGCCTCCAATTTAAAGAGAAAGTACCTTCCGTATGCCAGAGGTAGCCATAAAAAGCCAGCGTGTAGTATTGCCCCAAGGAGAGCAGCCCGCCGTGGTGCTCATCGACAACGGCCGCATTGCCGCTGTTTTGCCCTTCGACGCCCAGGTAAGCTGCCTCGTCGTGGATATGCGGGACCACGCCGTGCTGCCGGGCCTCATCGACCCGCACGTGCACATCAACGAGCCGGGGCGCACCGAGTGGGAAGGCTTCAACACGGCCACCCGCGCCGCGCTGGCCGGCGGCCTTACCACGCTCGTGGACATGCCCCTGAACTCGGCCCCGGTTACGACCTCGGTAGCCAACTTCGAGCGCAAGCTGGCCGCTACCCAGGGGCAGCTGCACACCAACGTGGGTTTCTGGGGCGGCATCGTGCCCGGCAATGCGGCGGAGGTAGAGGGCCTCATTGAGCGCGGCGTGCTGGGCTTCAAAGCCTTCCTGACCCATTCCGGCATCGATGATTTCCCCAACGCCACCGAGGCCGACTTGCGGCAGGTAATGCCCCTTTTGGCCCGGCA belongs to Hymenobacter cellulosilyticus and includes:
- the allB gene encoding allantoinase AllB, translated to MPEVAIKSQRVVLPQGEQPAVVLIDNGRIAAVLPFDAQVSCLVVDMRDHAVLPGLIDPHVHINEPGRTEWEGFNTATRAALAGGLTTLVDMPLNSAPVTTSVANFERKLAATQGQLHTNVGFWGGIVPGNAAEVEGLIERGVLGFKAFLTHSGIDDFPNATEADLRQVMPLLARHNLPLLVHCELTTDDAEWKQHDKRSYQNYLASRPKHWEDNAVDLMIRLCEEFRCPVHIVHLSSADSIAAVAVAKMKGLPLTVETGQHYLFFNAEDIADGQTQFKCAPPIREKANNDQLWAALQQGIIDFVATDHSPPRPI